The following coding sequences lie in one Rutidosis leptorrhynchoides isolate AG116_Rl617_1_P2 chromosome 4, CSIRO_AGI_Rlap_v1, whole genome shotgun sequence genomic window:
- the LOC139843810 gene encoding protein DETOXIFICATION 43-like isoform X2: MLFWILHVQDSKVFTLFPSMAEDGVVLPSERNCKLPIFVFFKDLRLVLKMDSLGKEILTIAVPAAMALAADPIASLIDTAFIGRIGPVEIAAVGVSIAIFNQVSKVAIFPLVSITTSFVAEEETIERINSESTKLEKTWVSKRETNELKQDDVKLENLENDSTVEDEKTELAPDNNSFKTSPCKHVVTIESNSNGSKVKRQKRNIPSASTALFFGAVLGLVETLLLVLLAKPLLSLMGVKTGSPMLLPAHRYLSLRALGAPAVLLSLAMQGVFRGFKDTKTPLYATVAGDVANIILDPILIFACKLGVSGAAIAHVLSQYLISAILFVKLMQQVDLLPPSIKALQFSRFLQNGFLLLFKVIAATICVTLAASLAARLGSTPMAAFQICLQVWLTSSLLADGLAVAGQAIIASSFAEKNYEKATAAAARVLQMGFIMGLGLALLVGLGLKFGSGVFTKDINVKHIITIGVPFVAGTQPINSIAFVYDGVNFGASDFAYSAYSMILVAIGSIGSLLALYKAGGFVGIWVALSIFMGLRAIAGIWRMGTGTGPWSFLKK; encoded by the exons ATGCT ATTTTGGATCTTACACGTTCAGGACTCCAAAGTTTTCACGTTGTTCCCTTCTATGGCCGAAGATGGCGTTGTGCTTCCATCAGAGAGAAATTGCAAACTTCCAATCTTTGTTTTCTTCAAAGATCTTAG GCTTGTCTTGAAGATGGACTCACTTGGAAAGGAAATACTTACAATTGCTGTACCGGCAGCCATGGCATTAGCGGCTGATCCTATCGCTTCTTTAATTGACACTGCTTTTATTGGTCGTATTG GCCCGGTTGAAATTGCTGCTGTTGGGGTATCTATTGCTATTTTCAATCAAGTGTCGAAAGTAGCCATATTCCCACTTGTTAGTATTACAACTTCATTTGTTGCCGAGGAAGAAACGATCGAAAGAATAAACAGTGAATCAACCAAGCTTGAGAAAACTTGGGTGAGTAAACGGGAGACAAACGAATTGAAGCAAGATGATGTCAAACTTGAAAACTTGGAAAATGATTCGACAGTTGAGGATGAGAAAACCGAATTGGCACCAGATAATAACA gtttcaaaacAAGTCCATGCAAGCATGTGGTTACTATCGAAAGCAACTCAAACGGGTCAAAGGTCAAAAGACAAAAGAGAAATATCCCTTCTGCATCAACTGCATTGTTCTTCGGTGCAGTGCTCGGTCTTGTTGAAACGCTACTGCTTGTACTTTTAGCAAAACCGTTATTAAGTTTGATGGGTGTAAAAACC GGTTCTCCAATGCTATTACCGGCTCATAGATACTTATCGTTACGTGCACTCGGTGCTCCGGCAGTTCTACTTTCGTTAGCAATGCAAGGTGTTTTTCGGGGCTTCAAGGATACTAAAACTCCTTTATACGCAACTG TTGCAGGGGATGTAGCAAACATAATCTTGGATCCAATTCTTATCTTCGCCTGCAAATTAGGAGTTAGTGGTGCAGCCATTGCCCATGTTCTTTCCCA GTACTTGATATCGGCAATCCTGTTTGTCAAATTAATGCAACAGGTTGACCTACTACCTCCGAGTATTAAAGCTTTGCAGTTTAGTAGGTTTCTTCAAAATG GTTTTCTGTTACTGTTTAAAGTAATAGCAGCAACCATATGTGTAACGTTGGCTGCATCATTGGCTGCAAGGTTAGGTTCAACGCCTATGGCTGCATTCCAAATTTGCCTACAAGTATGGTTGACGTCTTCTCTTCTTGCTGATGGTTTGGCCGTTGCTGGACag GCGATTATTGCTTCATCATTTGCTGAAAAGAACTACGAGAAGGCAACGGCAGCAGCAGCTCGAGTGTTACAG ATGGGATTCATAATGGGTCTGGGGCTCGCGCTGCTTGTTGGACTCGGGTTGAAGTTTGGTTCTGGGGTGTTTACTAAAGACATAAATGTTAAGCACATAATAACCATAGGTGTTCCG TTTGTTGCTGGCACTCAACCAATCAATTCAATAGCATTTGTTTACGACGGTGTTAATTTTGGGGCATCTGATTTTGCTTATTCTGCGTACTCGATG ATCTTAGTGGCGATTGGGAGCATTGGATCATTATTGGCGTTGTACAAAGCTGGTGGTTTCGTAGGAATATGGGTCGCTTTATCCATTTTCATGGGATTACGTGCTATCGCAGGCATTTGGAG GATGGGAACGGGAACTGGTCCATGGTCATTTCTTAAGAAGTAG